ACGAGCGTGGTGACGTGGCTGGTGAGGCCCGACAGGTCGATGAGGTCGGTGCGCCACGTCCCCGCCTTCACCGTTTCGAGCGACACCGACCCCTGGCGCCGGGCCACGTCGATGGCCAGCTCCGTGGCCGCGTAGGACACCAGGGCCCGGTAGGACAGCGACGAGGTCGTCGAGCGGAAGCGGGCGGCGCCGGGAAGGGCCGACGTCGGCCACGGGAGCCCGAGCACCGTGCGGGCTCCGACTGCCTCCGGCATGGCCTGGAGGCCGGCATAGGCGGCGGACGGGGCCAGGACGGTGCCGAACGCCGGGTGCCAGAGACTGCCGAAGGCGGCTCGCATGCACTTGGCGGCCAGGACCGGGCTGCCGGCCACGGCCATCGCCACCGCCCCGGAACGGGCCAGCGACGTGATCTCCGGCATGCACGTCCCCGACTCGTCGGCCGTCACCAGGGTGGTGGGCACCTTGGAGGCCAGCCCCCCGGCCAGCGCCGAGTCGGGGCCCGATCCCACGATCACGCCCACGGTGCCGTTGAGGCCCTGGCGGCGGAGCAGGCCGCCCAGCTGGATCCCGGCCGCACGGGCCGGCGACTCGGCAGGGATCACGTTGCCGCCCGAGATGGCGGGGTCGGCGGGGAACAGCCAGGGGACACCCTGGGGTGCGTCGACGCCGAAGCCGCCGACCAGGACGCTGGCCCGCTTGGCCAGTGCGGCCACGGCGGCCGGGTCCTCGGCCGGCGCGACCTCCAGCTCCACCGGGAGGCCGGCGACGCCGCCGGAGGCGTTGGCGGCGGCGACCCGCTGGCGGACGATGTTGGTGATCTCGACACCCTCGGCCGCCATCGCCCCGCGTGCGGGGACCACGAGCCCCAGGCGGAGCGGCCCGGGCGCCGGGCTGACCAGCCCCGCGTCGGGCGAGGGGCCGACGCGGGAGGTCGTGGGCGGCGCCGGTGGGGTGGCCGAGGCCTCTGGCGCCGCCGCCACCGGCACCTCGTCGCGTTGCACGACGATGTCCGACGAGGTGGACGACACCGCGTCGGTCGCCGCCGCGGCGGTGGACGTGGTGGTACGCGACGCCGAGGCTGTGAGCTGGTTGGGCACGTCGGCCCGATCGGCCACCACGAAGAAGGCGGTGAGAAGGGCGGCGACGACGACGGCCGGCCGCTTGCCCCGCCGCGGCGGCGCGTCGCCGGCCACGTGGTCGGCACCCATGGCCACGAACGGCTGAGCACGAAGCCACGAACGCAGCCTGGAGAGCTCGGACACGTGGCGCTGGCAGCGGCCGCAGCGCAGCACGTGGGCGCCGACGCGATCCTGCCCCTCGCCGTCGAACCACGCCCCCAACGCCAGTTCGCCTGGGTGGGCGCGGAACATCACGTCAGACGCCTCGATGCGAGCAGCCGGCTGGCCTTGCGGCGGGCGGTGTGCAGGCGCGACATCACTGTCCCCTGCGGGACATGCTGGACCTCGGCGATCTCGGCGTAGGAGAGGTCCATGACCTCACGCAGCCAGAGGGCCTCGCGAAGAGGCGGCGACAGGCGCTGGAGCAGGACCCAGGCCGCGGCCATCTCCAGAGCGGCGACGACGACCTCGTCGGGCGGGGGGACGGGTGACGCGTCGTCGTCGGTGAGGACGGCGACAGGCCGGTTGGACCGCATGCGCTCGAAGCAGCAGTTGCGCACGATGGCCAGCAGCCACGTGTCGAGCTTGGCGGGATCGGCGGAACCCCAGGCGCGCCACGCCTTGAACCAGGCCTCTTGGCAGACGTCCTCTGCGGAGTCGGCACCAAGGATCGCGCGCGCATAGTGGAGGGCATGCTTGGCCTTCGATCGGTGGAAGTCCTCGAACGAGGTCATTCGGCCTTTGCCATGGAGAGACGCGTACGAACCCCGGAATATTCGACTCTTCTGGCCGTCTGACCTGCGGGCGCCGTCACGAAGAGGACGATCTGGGCGAGCCGGTCGGGACGGAGCCCTCCTGGCGGGGCCATCCGGCTCACCGGGGCCGCTGCGGCGGCGTGTACCGCTTGCTCGGGGAGGGCGGCCTCCGTGCCTCCGGGTCGTCGGGAGCCGTCGGACCTTCGCGGTCGTCGGTCGACCTCGACCCGCGACGGCGGCGGGGGCGGGCCTGCACCGGGGCGGGGCGGCGGACGATCTCCCCGTTCTCGTCGAGCTCGGGCTCGGGGAGTGGCGCCAGCCGGCGCGACTTGAGGCTCAGCCAGGCCGCCAGCATCAGGTAGGGCAGGCCGACCACCCAGGCCATCCCCCACGGCCCGAAGGCGAGGAGGATGCAGGCCAGCCCGGTGAAGAGACGGTGACGGCGCTTGGCCGCGACGGCCAGGAGGAGGGCCATGAAGATGCCGATGCCCGAGAGCGCCACGGCCGCCCCCTCGTCGAACCGGGGCGCCCAGAGGGCGACCGAGACGAAGGCGGCCACGCCGACGCCGATGTAGGCGTAGCGCTGCTCACGATCGTCGAGGCGCCTCACCCGATCAGGCTCGCCGGGCGCGCAGGAGCCACGGGCGCACCACGACCCACGTCTCGTCGGGCCCGCGTGGGTCGAAGTGCAGGTCGAGGGGGTCGTCGGGGTCGTGGGGATCGCCCGAGGCGTCGGCCACGACCGCCTCGCCGCCACCCCGTTCGTCCACTGCGTGGCGCAGCCCGAGGGCGACGGCCGTCAGCACCACGCCCGACGCCGTCCGTCGGCGCCAGGGGCCGAGACAGGGATGGGGGAGGCGGCCCTCTGGCACGGAGCGAGGGTACCCCGGCGTCTTCTCCGAGCGGTGCCCCCACGCGCCGGGCACCGCACCCGGTGCGCGAGGCTGCGACCGTGGATGACCACGGGTACGTCTACGACCTGCTGCGCAAGTGGGGGATGGGCGACTTCGGAGCGAGCACGTGGGAGTTCCTGCTCGTCCGTCCCCTCAAGATCGCCCTGTTGGTGGTCATCGGCATCGTGGTGGCCCGCATCGGCGCACGGGCCGTCCGCCGGTTCGTACGTACCCTCGGCACGCGCGCTCCCGTGCACCCCGGGTCGGTGCGCTCCGAGCAACGGATCTCGACGGTCGGCAAGGTCCTCGGCGGGATGGTACGGGCCGTCGTGTGGATCATCGTGCTGCTCGTCGTGCTCGGCGAGGTCGGCGTCGACCTGGCGCCCCTGCTCGCCGGGGCCGGCATCGCCGGGATCGCCATCGGCTTCGGCGCCCAGAGCCTGGTGAAGGACTTCCTCTCCGGGTTCTTCATCCTGCTGGAGGACCAGTACGGCGTGGGTGACGTGATCAACCTGGGCGACGCCACGGGGACGGTGGAGGACATCTCGCTGCGGGTGACCCGCCTCCGCGCCACCGACGGGACGGTGTGGTTCGTGCCCAACGGCGAGATCAAGCGGGTGGGCAACACCTCGATGGAGTGGTCGAGGGCGCTGATCGACGTGCAGGTGGCGTACGACTCGGACCTGGCGGCGGTCACGTCCGCCATCGCCGAGGTGGCCGGCACCTTCGCCGACGACGCCACCTGGCACGAGGCCGTGCTGGAGCCGCCCGAGGTGTGGGGCGTGCAGGCCATGGGCCCCGACGGGCTCACCATCCGCCTGGTGGTGAAGACGGCCCCCCGTCAGCAGTACGCCGTCGCCCGCGAGCTGCGGGGCCGGATCACCGACCGGCTCCGGCGCGACGGGGTCCGCGGGCCGGGGCAGACGCTGCAGACGGTGCTGGTGACGGCGGGGGCGCTCGACTCGGGAACGCCGCCTGTGGCGCCGTCGGACGTCCCTGGCGGGAGCGAGGGCGCAGGGGGTACCGGGTCGGCTCCTGGCGGGGGCTCCGGTGCAGCAACGGGCCCGGCGGGCCCGGCGGGCCCTGCTTCCGCGGAAGGCTGACGCGACCCAGCCCGGACGCGGGAAGGCCGCCCCGGAGGGCGGCCCCCTGTCCCGCTGTGACCGGCGTCAGTGGCGGTCGAGGACGTCCTTCACCTTGTCGGCGGCATCGCCGACCTTCTCCTTGACGGTGCCCGTGGCCTGGTCGACCTTGCCCTCACGCTTCAGATCGTCGTCATCGGTGAGGTCACCGGCCGCTTCCTTGGCCCTGCCCTTCAGATCATCGAAGTTCGCCATGCTCTCTACGTACCGCGTGGGCCGGACCTCGAAACGAGTCGAACTCAGCCGGACACGATCTTCGTGAACAGCTCGACGTGCTCGGCCACCATGCGGTCGGCCGAGAAGTACCCCTCGACGGAGGCCCGGCAGTCGGCCCGGTCGATCTCGTCGATCCTCCCGATGGCGTCGATCATCTCGCCCTCGTCGGCGCACAGGAAGCCGGTCTTCCCGTGTTCCACCACCTCGGGGGCGGCCCCCTCGGGGAAGGCGAGCACGGGCGTGCCGCACGCCATCGCCTCCAGCATCACCATGCCGAACGGCTCGTTCCAGCGGATCGGGAAGATGAGCCCCCGGGCGTTGGCCAGCAGGTCGATCTTCTCCTCGTGCGCGACCTCGCCCAGGTAGCGGATCTGGTCGTTCAGGTAAGGGCGGACGTTGGCGTCGAAGTACTCGTGTTCCCACGGCTCGCGCATCTTGGCCGCCATGAGGAGGGGAACACCCGCCTTGTAACAGATCTCGGTCGCCCGGTGGGCCCCCTTGTCCGGGGACATGCGGCCGAGGAACAGGTAGTAGCCGCCCTCTCCCTTGCCCACTGGGAAGGCGTCGGCATCCAGCCCGTGATGGATCACCCGCGCGATGGGGATATCGGGCACCGGCCTGCTCTGCGCATGGGAGATGCCGATCAGGGGGACCCCGTCGGCGGCCATCCGGCCGTAGAGATCGGACAGCTCGTGGTTGAACGGGCCGTGGACGGTCGTGACGACGTGCAAGTCGGGGAAGCGCTGGGCGTATACCGGCCCCATCACCGTGTGGTCGTGGACGATGTCGTAGTCCTGAACAGCGTCGTAGGCGGCCATGATGTGCCGTAGCTCGGGGACGACCATCCCGATGCGCTGGTGCTCGGCCTCCTCCAGCGCCCACGCCCGCGGCACCGGGCAGGTGGAGTCGCCGGTGGTGAACAGCAGCACGTCGTGCCCGGCCTTGTGGAATCCGTTGGCCAGACGGTCGACCACGAGCTCGATGCCGCCGTACAGAGCGGGCGGAACGGGGGTCCACGGGGGTGCGATGACGGCGATCCGCATCCCGCCAGTCAACCATCGGCGGCCCGCGGGGCGACAGTCCGCCCGCCCGCGTACGGTGGGCGTTCGTGGCCGACCCGCCTTGGCTGCTGCGCGGCGAAGGCATGCTGGCATGGGTTGCCGCCCGCCCGACCCCGCCCCTGGTGCTGCCCTCGGGGCTGTCGTCGATCCCGGGGCCGGGCGCCGTGGTCGCCATGCGGTACGACGACACGCCCGTCGGCCCCTACGTCGAGCTGTCCGTCGTGGTGCCGGCTCGCCTGGGCCTCCGGGTCGGTGTCTGCACGGTCGCCATGGTCGTGACGTCCCCGGAGGCGCTGGCCGAGTGCCGGCGCAGCTGGGGGCTTCCCGCCGAGCTCGGGGCGCTGCGCTGGTCGGCCGCCGAGCCCGGGCACCGCTCGGTGGTATGGGAGGACCGGGCGCTGGCCTTCACCGGGCGCGCCTTCGGCCCATCGGCGTTCGTCCCTGTGGCGCCGGTGCGGTCGGTGGCGTGGCGTCCGAGCGGCGCCGTCGTGCTGGCCCGCCGGATGCGGGCCCGTGTGCGGCCTGCCCGGTGCCTGATCGAGGTGGACGGGCGCGACGAACTGTCCTGGCTGGCAGGACGGCATCCCGGTCTGAGCCTCGCCGGCGTTCGCATCGTCGCTCAGGCGGCCCGCCGCCCGGCAGGGCTTCTGTCGAGCGTGCCGTGGCCTGAGCCGGCGCCCCGGGCCGCTCCGGAGCCGGCGGGCTGACCGGGCTACGATGACGGGCCCCGGGCGTATGGCTCAGTTGGTTAGAGCGCAGCCTTCACACGGCTGAGGTCACAGGTTCGAGTCCTGTTACGCCCACCGGGAAAAGGCCAGTTCAGGGGCCAAAAACGGCAGTTGCGGGAGCAACGGTCGAGGCCCGGGAAGCGTCCTGCACCACATCTGCACCACAGGAATTTTCTGGGAGGGAGTAGTCCGGTGGCGAAGGTGGTCGACTTGGAGCGGCGCAAAGTCGACAAGCTGGCGGACCAAATCGAGCAGCAACTTGCCGTCCTTCCGCCCATGAGCCACCTGCACGTCCCGATCTCGGAGGTCGAGGACCCGCAGCGCTGGCGCCGGGCGGCCCGCCTGGCTGCACACCGGTTGGGGTGGCGCGTTGCCACCGGCGTGAGCCGCCACGGCTTCGTGTGGCTGACCGACATCCGTGAGCCCCCGCCGGAGGTGCTGAAGGCGCACACAGCCGAGGTCATGGACCGTCTGGACCGGATGATCGCGGAGGCGAGGGCTGCGAGACACCGGCCGCCGGCTCGGCCCCACCAGGGCCGTCGGCTCTGACGGGTCAGGCGTCAGCGATCTCGCCGGAACGACCGGCGGCGCGATCCGCTTCCACTTCGGCCAACCACGCGAGCACGGCCTCCCTGCTGTCGAGTCGCCGACCGTCACGGGTGATCGACACGTCATCAGCCGTTGAGGGGCCCGCAGCCTGAACACGGGTGACGAACTCGTCAGATGACATCGGCAGGACCCGCTCAGCCATGTTCCAAGAGTACGAGGTGACCAGGCGGTCGGTCCGGCGCCGGCCGATATGAGCCTTCCCGGCCGTTGTGACGGCAGTCAGGCAGCGACGACTCGGGCTCGGGTCAAAGCCTGCCAAAGCTCGATCGCGTCACCGATCAGTTCCATCGTCACCTTCGCGCCGCCCGGTCGCTCGACGATGTCGATGACGCGAGCCACCACGGGATCGGATTCATCACCGGTGACGACGAGGTGACCGACCACGATGGCCTCGGGATGGGCGGCCTCGTCGAGGAAGGCCCACAGCCGGCCGTCGCGGTCACGGCCCTGGACGTCGCAGGGGATGTCCAACTCAACAGCCACCGCTCACCTCCGGCGATTCTTGTGCGGATTGGCTTCCTCGGTCGGCGCGAACAACCGCGCGAGACGCTCCGCCTCCACGATACCGAGGACGGGAAGGACGACGTCGGCGTGCGGAGGCGCTCCCGTGGCCAGCACCTCGAAGCCGCCCTCGACGAGGCGCTCCACCGGACAGGTCGCGTAGCGGCTGTAGGTCGCCAGTTGGCCGGCAAGGATGCGCTGAAGCGGCCACGAGGGAAGGACGAGGTCGGTGCTCACGGCAGCCATGTTCCGGCCTCGCAGGCTGTACTCGCGCGCCTGGCGGGCTGCATGGGCCAGGAACTTGTCACCGGTGATGGGCGCACCGCGGACAGCGACTGTGGCCTCCGGTGGCACGCGACCGTCCTCGGTCCAGAACTCCTCCTCGATGGGCACCAGCGATGCAGGGTCCGGGAGACGATCGTTGGTCACGCGGCGCCCCTGCCGGGGAGCGACACATTTCCGGTCACGTGTTCGATGACGTCTCCGACGTTGATGACGACGGCGGTTGCCGGTCATCGTCGGTCTTGCTGCTGCTCGGGTCATCCGCCGTTGGCCCGCCGTCTGGGCCGGCCGACGTGGTCCGGGCCGAGTCGATGAGGGCATCGAGCCGGTCGGCCAGGACGGCACCTGCCTCCTTGAACAGGTGGGCGTAGCGGTCCTTGGTGAAGAAGGACGAGCGGTGACCTGCGTAGGTGGCGATCTCCATGTCGGATGCGCCGCTGGCGACCCAGAGCGAGACGGCGGTGTGACGCATGTCGTGGAAGGTCGGAGCTGGATCGAGGCCGGACAACTGCACCGCCTGGGCCCACTCGCGCCGCCGGAGGTTGTTGGCTCGGAGCTGGGCACCGTCGCGGCCTGTGAAGACGAGCGGGTCGCTCGGGAAGCGCTCCCGGTGACGCTCGAGCTCGCCGACCAGCCTGCGAGGCAAGGTGATGGTGCGACGGCCGGCCTTGGTCTTCGTGGAGCCCTCCACCATCCCATAGCCGGAGACCTCGACCACCTTGCGGGAGATGGACAGCGTCCGGTTGTCGAGGTCGACGTCGCTCCACCGGAGGGCCGCCAGTTCGCCGATGCGAGGCCCGGCGTAGCAGCCCACCCACACGAGGGCCCGGTAGCGGGGTGCGACCTGCTCCATGGCATCGGCGAGGACTTCCACTTGTGCCGCTGTGAGGAAGACGTCCTCCGATTCG
This portion of the Acidimicrobiales bacterium genome encodes:
- a CDS encoding sigma-70 family RNA polymerase sigma factor, with the translated sequence MTSFEDFHRSKAKHALHYARAILGADSAEDVCQEAWFKAWRAWGSADPAKLDTWLLAIVRNCCFERMRSNRPVAVLTDDDASPVPPPDEVVVAALEMAAAWVLLQRLSPPLREALWLREVMDLSYAEIAEVQHVPQGTVMSRLHTARRKASRLLASRRLT
- a CDS encoding tyrosine-type recombinase/integrase, coding for MGSIRRAPRSNRWEARYRDPYGAQRTATFDRRSDAQAFLAATETDLHKGAWVDPALGRLRFADFVAESFLPTRAGLELTSQARDLSYLRTHILPVFGARPIASIDYTDCQIWVNDLATRRAAATVVKAAQIMSRVMRMAVRARVIAFNPMAEVERPKVHESEDVFLTAAQVEVLADAMEQVAPRYRALVWVGCYAGPRIGELAALRWSDVDLDNRTLSISRKVVEVSGYGMVEGSTKTKAGRRTITLPRRLVGELERHRERFPSDPLVFTGRDGAQLRANNLRRREWAQAVQLSGLDPAPTFHDMRHTAVSLWVASGASDMEIATYAGHRSSFFTKDRYAHLFKEAGAVLADRLDALIDSARTTSAGPDGGPTADDPSSSKTDDDRQPPSSSTSETSSNT
- a CDS encoding acetoacetate decarboxylase family protein produces the protein MADPPWLLRGEGMLAWVAARPTPPLVLPSGLSSIPGPGAVVAMRYDDTPVGPYVELSVVVPARLGLRVGVCTVAMVVTSPEALAECRRSWGLPAELGALRWSAAEPGHRSVVWEDRALAFTGRAFGPSAFVPVAPVRSVAWRPSGAVVLARRMRARVRPARCLIEVDGRDELSWLAGRHPGLSLAGVRIVAQAARRPAGLLSSVPWPEPAPRAAPEPAG
- a CDS encoding mechanosensitive ion channel domain-containing protein gives rise to the protein MDDHGYVYDLLRKWGMGDFGASTWEFLLVRPLKIALLVVIGIVVARIGARAVRRFVRTLGTRAPVHPGSVRSEQRISTVGKVLGGMVRAVVWIIVLLVVLGEVGVDLAPLLAGAGIAGIAIGFGAQSLVKDFLSGFFILLEDQYGVGDVINLGDATGTVEDISLRVTRLRATDGTVWFVPNGEIKRVGNTSMEWSRALIDVQVAYDSDLAAVTSAIAEVAGTFADDATWHEAVLEPPEVWGVQAMGPDGLTIRLVVKTAPRQQYAVARELRGRITDRLRRDGVRGPGQTLQTVLVTAGALDSGTPPVAPSDVPGGSEGAGGTGSAPGGGSGAATGPAGPAGPASAEG
- a CDS encoding glycosyltransferase family 4 protein; amino-acid sequence: MRIAVIAPPWTPVPPALYGGIELVVDRLANGFHKAGHDVLLFTTGDSTCPVPRAWALEEAEHQRIGMVVPELRHIMAAYDAVQDYDIVHDHTVMGPVYAQRFPDLHVVTTVHGPFNHELSDLYGRMAADGVPLIGISHAQSRPVPDIPIARVIHHGLDADAFPVGKGEGGYYLFLGRMSPDKGAHRATEICYKAGVPLLMAAKMREPWEHEYFDANVRPYLNDQIRYLGEVAHEEKIDLLANARGLIFPIRWNEPFGMVMLEAMACGTPVLAFPEGAAPEVVEHGKTGFLCADEGEMIDAIGRIDEIDRADCRASVEGYFSADRMVAEHVELFTKIVSG
- a CDS encoding CsbD family protein, yielding MANFDDLKGRAKEAAGDLTDDDDLKREGKVDQATGTVKEKVGDAADKVKDVLDRH